A region of the Primulina eburnea isolate SZY01 chromosome 7, ASM2296580v1, whole genome shotgun sequence genome:
AAAGCAACAAAGCAAAAACATCGGAAGGATGAGACTGAATGGAACATAATACAACACAAGCTCTCAAAAGTCGATGAGCAATACGATACAAATGGGGAAAGCTAAGTCAAACGCTAATTATGTCTGCATTTCTAGCTCCAAAATTGAAAGAAACCAGCCTCAAGAACCAGAGTCGTTGAAAGAGCCGCGAGAATGAATAAGACCATTGAAATCTCATTCCAGGATTCACAAGGACAATCCAACGCTCGATAACTTGCCAATCATAAGGAACAGCAGCCCATCTTTTTCACATTTGAAACGTCATCCTTCCCAACATTTATTGTTTGCCCTTTGGGCAAGGCTGCAGGATCATCTCCAATATCAAGTGCTTTACGACTAACCACATGGTATATTTGGGTGAGTACTTCAGTGAAAGCATTCTCAACGTTCATCGACTCGAGCGCAGATGTCTCCATGAAATAGGTTTTTTCCCTCTCAGCAAAAGATTTGCCATCCTCGGTGGAGACAGCACGTAGGTGACGTAAATCTGCCTTGTTGCCCACAAGCATGATCACAATGTTCTGGTCTGTGTGATCTCGAAGCTCTTTTAACCATCTCTCAACATTCTCAAATGTGACATGTCTGGTGACATCAAAAACAAGTAATGCACCAACAGCTCCTCTGTAGTAGGCACTTGTGATTGCACGGTATCTGAAGGCAGACAAAAAATCACGATCTTCATGTGCTTATAAATGATTGCAACGAATAAACAGCAAAACTGAGATCATAAACTTTGGTTCCACGACACCACACAAGttcctacttcttgatggtgTCAAGGCAAATTTCAGTAGGCAACTCTAACAATAGAATCAATAGCCCGTTTCTTATTTTCAAACGAAGTTCAACGCGAATTCCAGAGGTACTTGACAATAACAAGGAGGGACAAAAAGGGGATTTTTTAAAGTTACTAACATACAGTCCGTGTCACCAGATCTCAGCATTCAATCCCACGAAAGCTCGGTCATTTCTGTCAACCAGATCTCTGTTGCCACGATAGAAACTATCCCCTTATTTCAACCCAAAATAGATATTCCATTTGATTTAAAAATGTATATACATGTAAATGCGGTATGTTTGACTCCATTGATTCAATTTTCTATCCAGTCCCCATCCTCAAAACCTAATCACGTTTTTCTTCCACACACACAAGGAATACAGATACGATTTCATTTTTCGAAGTGCTGCAACAAATCTAACTAAACCCTAACCCCCTTCTTAAGTTCAAGTGACTTCCGAATCCACAAAAAAAAGGAAGATAGCAGGAACCATAAATAAAACAATGATTTACCGACAGGAACAGTTGAAAAAACGGTGGAGCACTGATGTACCTTTCTTGACCAGCGGTGTCCCAAATCTGGGCCTTGACCACCTTATCGTCAACACGAATGCTGCGCGTGGCGAATTCCACTCCAATAGTTGATTTTGACTCCAAGCTGAACTCATTCCTGGTGAACCTCGACAACAAATTCGATTTCCCGACACCCGAATCGCCGATCAAGACCAACTTGAAGAGGTAATCGTAGTCGTCTTCGGCCCTATATCCGCCCGCCATCTTGAATCAATCGATCTAGTCTGCAAATCTTGGGGCAGAATAGAGAATTTTCACGTTATGATACCGTAATTGGCATTGGGGTAGGGACTGGCGTTTTGTCACGCTAGCTGGAATGAAATGATTGTCACGATGGTGGGAGAGAGAAATTTATTGCCCatcttatttaataaaaataaaataatcgtgAAATTTACTTTTtggttaattattaatatttttttttacctcTTTGATTTATTCTATGTACCAGAGGTTCGTGGAACATGCAACGCATGCTTCTAGTAAAAAAGATCAAGTACTTTATTTTTATCAATACTAGTATTTCACCCGTGCGATGCACgagatgatattattaaaaattagtgaaaaatgaatagatatttaaatcgaaaaaatattataattaaaaaaaataaaaataaaattatttttcgttaattttaaaaaataaattattaaatacaacatgtcgattaattttttttgcaattaatcactatcatatatcaaaagtGTAGATTGTGATAGACTAAGGCAATGACATGATGCTTTCATGTTTAGTATATTGATGTCGGTCACTAAtcttaatacatatttaattctttaattttcgagaatcagtatatttttaattttttacatgttaaaaaaatatttttaaatcacattcaataaaattaatgagaactaattttttttaaattcagtaatttcgtctaaatctACATTCACAAGCAATTTTGTGACATGACATGTGTTCgacacatttgaatgataacaataattgtttcatcaatatatttatccaaatgggttgtgattttatttacaaaatatcttcataatatacacaaAAACCTATTATttcgaaagaaaaatgaaacatgtaatcataagtaaattatgtaacatcagaaaagttattttattaacatttactaTGTGTATTTCAAAACAATATCGATAAATTTTATAATGTATCTTCTAATAAGATATTTACCTTCTTTAGAATTGGTTTAATCATTTTTATTACGGAACATTTTATACTGTCATATATACATGAACTTTAtaatatagaagaaaattatcacattagtaatacgtaataattaaaattttgtacaaatataaaaataatattttttacttctcgatCATGAAAGACATACTTCAAACTTAATATTTGTTGTTCTCGTTGTTTCCATATGTAGGTAGTTCATAACAacgaacaaatctaaatttaaacgaaTATTACATCTTGGAatgattcaactcatatatagTGCTAAAAAGAAGAgtcatttcagaattcaattttggaaTAGATAAATTAAGTAAGATAAATATAATAAACTTGATTTCTAATATAATATGTAATATtacattatttattatttaaaattcaaataacatctcccaaaagacaaaaattatatattgtatGCTTTTGATAGAATTATACCATACATTAACTCTTTAAAATTATGAAATCTCGAATGACATGCATTGGGTGTCaaacatttctgattattgaTGATAGTTTAATGTTCATTTGAAAATCTTTTGAATCTATCTCTTATAATTTTCTTATGctcttttatttgaatttttgagAAGACAATTaaagatatacaaaatacatatggttttgaaagaaaaattcaatgtattaattctttcaaattaaggtaatttcgaaataatatgtatatgagataaaaaatttatgattattaaatgataaattaatgTCCATTGAAAAACATTGATGTAGTGATAACTCTTAACACTCagcaaagtttttttttttgaaaaattaaataaactaattaaatatcgTATTTCTTTTTTAGGAAATAATTTGGAcagaaaattacttaaaatagcaaaatttatttttgaatgatttacctcATGAATAATAGTGATcattgcaatcatttgtattttaaatttatttatacagtttttaattaaaatgattgatataatcaatatagaaattttaatatagtttacGTTTTCGATagagtttagttttaatttgagtaaaaaaaataaaaatatatataatacataaattacatttaaattaatataaatttaattaaattcaaatttgaattaaatgaattgatataatccatgtaaacaataattgaagtgatcatttattgcagtacacaCATATCAATATTCATTATATCTCTTTCCTTTTTTAGTAATGACATTTTGgcgggaaattactatttttggcaaaaactttgcttttatatatatatagattttgaAATTGAAATAAGCAAAAGAGAAGATATTATAGAAAGAAAAATGTTTCATATGAGTTCGAATTTTGGAAATAGTTAAATTAAGGGAGAATTGGGGAAAAATCCCTATTCAGAAAGTGGAACTTGAGTTCAGTCCCTAGCTCAGAAATATTTTAGCTGCACTCCCTGACACatggaaaaatttattttgtacTCCTgttcgtaaaaaaaaaaaaaatagtatttagcgacggtttaagaaacccgtcgctatttAAAGCGAcggttaaaccgtcgctaaatattgcAACAGAAAAGTAAATCCTTCGCTAAGTTTAAAATGCGACGGTTTGGGgtttccgtcgctaatagcgacggtttaattacaaaccgtcgcaaagTTAGTACAGTGtacataaattgagaatttgagcatatattctGAGAGGAACTACTAACAAAAAAATGCAAAATCATGTCTCGATTTAATGAAGTAAGAGTTGGGAAATCAACTCTTTACCATGGTTTTAATCCACCTAACACAAGTCAGTAGCATAATAATTTCCAGCACAAAATAGGTTAATTCAAGCATACTATCACaataatttcagtatatttcataCAATATTGAGCACATAAATTGggaatttgagcatatattccAAGAAGAACTACTAGCATAAAAATTCAAACTCGTATCtcaatttattgagtaagagttaGGAAATCAACTACTTACGATGATTTTAATATACCTAATAAAAGTTGATATCATAATAATACTCAGCACAAAATAGGTTAATTTCATCACACAAACACAACAATTTTAGTATATTTTGTACTCTATTAGatacataaattgagaatttgagcacaTATTCCGAGGGGGACcactagcataaaaaagtaaactcatatctcaatttattgagtaagagttgGGAAAGCAACTCCTTACAATGATTTTAATCTACATAACAaaagtcaatatcataataaaaTTCAGCACAAAATAGGATAATTTCACCATACAACCAAaataatttcagtatatttcatattatattaggtacataaattgagaatttgagcataaATTTCGAGAGAAACCACTAACATAAAAATGCAAACTCGTGTCTCAATTTAATGAGTAAGAGTTGAGAAACAACTCATTACCATGATTTTAAGCTATTTAACAAAagtaaatatcataataatatttagaaCAAAATAAGTTTATTCAAGTATACAACCACaacaatttcagtatatttcgtactctattgggtatataaattgaaaatttgagcatatattACAAGGGGAACCAGTATCATAAAAAAGCAAACTCGTGTCTCGGTCTATTGATTAAGATTTAGGAAGCCAATtccttaccatgattttaaatttaccgaacaaaagtcaatatcataataatatttagcaCAAAATAGGGTAATTCCACCATACAACCAcaacaatttcaatatttttttatgtattatattgggtacatgaattgagaatttaaacataaatttttagaGAAACCACTAGCATAAAAATGCAAATTCATGCCTCAATTTTAATGGGTAAGAGTTGAGAAATCAACTTTTTACCATGATAAAAGTCCACCTAACACAACAATTTCAGTATACAACCACTACAATTTAAGTATATTCCGTACTCTATTGTGtacataaattgagaatttgagcatatattctTAGATGAACTACTAACAAAAAAATGCAAAATCATGTCTCGATTTAATGAGGTAATAGTTGGGAAATCAACTCTTTACCATGGTTTTAATCCACCTAACACAAGTCAGTAGCATAATAATTTCCAGCACAAAATAGGTTAATTCAAGCATACAATCACaataatttcagtatatttcataCACTATTGAGCACATAAATTGggaatttgagcatatattccAAGGAGAACTACTAGCAtaaaaaatcaaactcatatctcaatttattgagtaagagttaGGAAATCAACTacttaccatgattttaatatACCTAACAAAAGTTGATATCATAATAATACTAAGCACAAAATAAGTTAATTTCATCACACAAACACAACAATTTTAGTATATTTCGTACTCTATTAGatacataaattgagaatttgaaCACATATTCCGAGGGGGACcactagcataaaaaagtaaactCATATCTCAATTTATTGAGGAAGAGTTAGGAAACCAACtccttaccatgattttaatctaCATAACAATAAATTTATTGTTTGCATTTTTAATCTAATGAGATATGAAATTGTTGTGTTTGTGTGATGAAATTAACCTATTTTGTGCTGAGTATTATTAGATTAAAATCATTGTTATGtagattaaaatcatggtaaggaGTTGCTTTCCCtactcttactcaataaattgatacatgagtttacttttttatgctagtgGTCCCCATCGGAATAtgtgctcaaattctcaatttatgtatctaatagagtacgaaatatactaaaattgttgtgtttgtgtgatgaaattaacctattttgtgctgagtattattatgatatcaacttttgttaggtatattaaaatcatggtaagtAGTTGATTTCCtaactcttactcaataaattgagatatgagtttgattttttaTGCTAGTAGTTCTCCTTggaatatatgctcaaattccCAATTTATGTGCTCAATAGTAtatgaaatatactgaaattattGTGATAGTATGCTTCTTGTGCTGGAAATTATTATGCTATTGACTTGTGTTAGGTGGATTAAAACCATGGTAAAGAGTTGATTTCCCAACTCTTACTTCATTAAATCGAGACATGATTTTGCATTTTTTGTCAGTAGTTCCTCTCagaatatatgctcaaattttcaatttttttgttaGGAGTTCCTCTCAGAATATATGTACTCAAGtgtaagagaaaaattttaaaaaatggatAAATTTGCGACGGCTTTCGATTAcatcgtcgctattagcgacggaaatccCAAATCGTCGCATTTTAAACTTAGCGAAGGATTTACTTTTCTgttgctatatttagcgacggttttcttaaaccgtcgctaaatactattttttttttttaacgaaCAGGGAgtacaaaataaatttttccatGTGTCAGGGAGTGCAGCTAAAATATTTGTGGGAGAATCTTTTTCGGTAGAAAATATGCTTTGGCGATTTATATTGAAGAATTTGAAACTCTGTGACCCAAACACCccctattattatttattattattaggtGAGAGATCCTGCAATTGTTACCTTTCAACATAATACACATTATTATTTTTCCCTTAAACTATCTTTAGTCGTAAAATATTAATAGATTccttcaaaaaaaataatagatGCAAAATATTAAACACAAATTTGGTGGAAAAATGCGAAAATAATAGTTTGGGATCATAAGTCTATATCACAAAATCGAAATGTGAAATTATCTCATAAAAATtctaatgaaaaatatatttttatgtgtTAGAAAAAATCAAACTGAAGATTAGTAAGAGTTTTTTTAAAGATATCAACCCACAAACTTTTTTTAGAATAAAAGATCAATTaacttttagcaaaattttctCAGGCATCCTCTCGATATAATTAaactaggcaaaaacttgtgtgagacggtctcacggatcgtatctgtgagacagatctcttatttgggtcacccatgcaaaagtattactttttatgctaaaagtattattttttattgtgaatatgggtagggttgacccgtctcatagattatgatccgtgagacggtctcacatgagacctactcttaaacTAGACTTAAAACCCAAGAACTTTAGTGCAGAATTGTACCTCTCGtgtgcatatttttattttaatattaaaatgcAATGATTATAAAGAGTTCCCGTTTACTAAACATAAAATCCAACAGAGTTCAAAACATGCGTTTGCAAAACAGCATACATTTCCATATCAGCCTCCTTCTCTAAATATTCAATTGTCTTGGCAACATATCTAACATCTCGTCCATAAATATGTGAAGCCGCCGCCGCTTTGTATGTCAGGCGCTGCGGGTCACCTGTCATCACAAAGAACATTCAAATGAAAAATGGATCCAATTATACAAGTTAAACTGAAATTCTCGACGCACAAGAATCATCTTCCGTTTCAAACGGTtagtttaatatatatatatatataatagagaTAAAGAAACTGTCGAACAGAAACAAGATAGTTCACCACAAGGACACTACCATGTTCCCAAATTATCCTTATACCAAGATTTTTTCACAAATTGTCATTGcaatttattttcaatattacCACTCTCAAATACTA
Encoded here:
- the LOC140836558 gene encoding ras-related protein Rab11B, whose translation is MAGGYRAEDDYDYLFKLVLIGDSGVGKSNLLSRFTRNEFSLESKSTIGVEFATRSIRVDDKVVKAQIWDTAGQERYRAITSAYYRGAVGALLVFDVTRHVTFENVERWLKELRDHTDQNIVIMLVGNKADLRHLRAVSTEDGKSFAEREKTYFMETSALESMNVENAFTEVLTQIYHVVSRKALDIGDDPAALPKGQTINVGKDDVSNVKKMGCCSL